From a region of the Lactuca sativa cultivar Salinas chromosome 4, Lsat_Salinas_v11, whole genome shotgun sequence genome:
- the LOC111893486 gene encoding aldehyde oxidase GLOX, which translates to MAPSTSHLYHHLFFFFLVLLLNAQQCPAAGGSWSVLLPSIGISAMHAQLLPNDRVVMYDRTDFGVSNISLPNGACRPNTTDCSAHSVEYDVASNTVRPLMVLSNVWCSSGTLMPDGRLVQTGGFDDGYRVVRIYKSCDSCDWQEIRNGLNQQRWYATNHILPDGRQIIIGGRRAFSYEFYPKMSATENTPSLPFLVQTNDPNVENNLYPFVFLYPDGNLFIFANNRAILFDYSNNQVIKTYPTMPDGQPRSYPSTGSAVLLPLRITKGTVNAVEVLVCGGAPKGAFVNANKGIFDGALDTCGRIKISDPNPQWVMETMPLARVMGDMLLLPNAHVLIINGVSAGVAGWELGRNPVLSPVVYQPDKQVGSRFEVQNPSTIPRVYHSTAVLLRDGRVLVGGSNPHDKYEFGNVLYPTELSLEAYSPSYLDSNSSDLRPKIILPVKNTKIGYGKQLVIVFTVSGIVDPSSVSVTMMAPPFNTHSFSMNQRLLVLDGGVAAKILGKSRYQVVVTTPPSGNVAPAGNYILYVVHKEIPSPGIWVQMQ; encoded by the coding sequence ATGGCTCCTTCCACTTCCCACCTATATCAtcacctcttcttcttctttctggtGCTCCTGCTCAATGCCCAGCAATGTCCGGCGGCAGGTGGATCGTGGTCTGTCCTCCTCCCAAGCATTGGAATTTCGGCCATGCACGCACAGTTACTTCCCAATGATCGTGTTGTCATGTATGACCGCACCGATTTTGGAGTCTCCAATATCTCACTTCCAAACGGGGCATGTCGTCCTAACACAACCGATTGTTCTGCCCATTCAGTCGAGTATGATGTTGCATCAAACACCGTTCGTCCACTCATGGTGCTCAGCAATGTCTGGTGTTCGTCTGGAACATTAATGCCCGATGGAAGATTGGTCCAAACTGGTGGCTTTGATGATGGTTATCGTGTTGTCAGAATTTATAAATCGTGTGATTCATGCGACTGGCAAGAGATACGTAATGGCCTGAATCAACAGAGATGGTATGCGACCAATCATATATTGCCAGATGGCAGACAAATTATTATTGGTGGCCGCCGGGCATTTAGCTATGAGTTCTACCCCAAGATGTCGGCCACTGAGAACACTCCTAGTTTACCTTTTTTGGTTCAAACGAACGACCCTAACGTTGAGAATAATTTATACCCATTTGTATTTCTCTATCCTGATGGGAATCTTTTCATTTTTGCCAACAATCGTGCTATTTTATTCGACTATTCCAACAACCAAGTTATCAAGACTTACCCTACAATGCCCGATGGTCAACCAAGGAGTTATCCGAGTACCGGATCTGCTGTACTTCTCCCTCTGCGCATAACAAAGGGAACAGTAAATGCGGTTGAAGTATTGGTTTGTGGGGGTGCACCAAAAGGAGCATTTGTTAATGCAAATAAAGGGATATTTGATGGAGCTTTGGATACATGCGGAAGGATCAAAATATCTGACCCTAACCCTCAATGGGTCATGGAGACCATGCCTTTGGCTCGAGTCATGGGTGACATGTTGTTGCTTCCCAATGCTCATGTTTTAATCATCAATGGTGTATCTGCTGGAGTTGCAGGTTGGGAACTTGGGAGGAACCCTGTTCTTAGCCCAGTGGTTTACCAACCTGATAAACAGGTCGGGTCTCGATTTGAAGTGCAGAATCCAAGCACCATTCCAAGAGTTTACCATTCCACAGCTGTTTTACTAAGAGATGGACGAGTTCTTGTTGGTGGAAGTAACCCCCACGACAAATATGAATTCGGAAACGTCCTTTATCCCACTGAGCTGAGTTTGGAGGCGTACTCTCCTTCTTATTTGGATTCAAACTCGTCCGATTTACGCCCCAAAATAATATTGCCTGTAAAAAACACTAAAATAGGGTACGGAAAGCAATTAGTTATTGTGTTTACAGTTTCAGGCATTGTGGATCCAAGCTCCGTCTCAGTGACAATGATGGCACCTCCGTTCAACACACACTCCTTTTCCATGAATCAAAGATTGCTGGTGCTCGATGGTGGTGTGGCTGCCAAGATTTTGGGGAAGTCAAGATATCAAGTTGTAGTAACCACACCGCCCTCTGGTAATGTTGCTCCGGCAGGgaattatattttatatgtagTTCACAAAGAGATCCCAAGTCCTGGTATTTGGGTTCAAATGCAGTGA